The Agrobacterium larrymoorei genome includes the window CGACATGGAATCTCAGGTTCTGAGTTCCATCAAGGAACTGGTTCTGAACCATGAAAGCCGCGTAAAGGCGGCCTGAAACTAGAAACTGCGGGAGGCGGGAAGGCAGGAGAAGCTGCCTTCCCGCGCGCCGTTTAAAAATCACAAGGTGGTCCATGCACCAAAAGACCTTTAGATCGAATGCAAATTTCTCGGATTCCGGCAAGGATTCCGATACGTTCATCGACCTCGACCGCCTGTGGGCCGCCGTGGTGCGCCGCGCCAATGTCATCGGGGCATGCGTCATTGCAACCATGGTTCTGGCAGGACTTTATCTCGTCCTCGCCACCCCCGTTTACACCGCCATGACGCAGGTTCTTCTGGACGACAGCCTTTCCCGCTACGCGGAAGAGGAAAGCCCTATTCCTGCCGCTCAGGTTATCGACAACCGCATTGCCAGCGCGGTCGAAATCCTGAAATCAAAGGAAATGGCGCTGAACGTCGTGGACAAGGCGAAGCTTGACGAGAACGATACCATCGTCAACCCGCCCATGACGCCGATGGATCTGGTCAAGTCCTCGATCAAGGGCGTGGTCGATCTGCTGACGCCGAGTGCTCCTCCCGCCTCGGAAGAGGCGATCCGCAACGGCAAGCGCGAAAAGGCAGCCGCTGTCATCCAGCAGGCGCTGACAGTCGAGCGCGTTGGACGAAGCTCCGTTCTTGCGATTTCCATTCGCTCGACAGATCGGCAGCTCGCCACAAACATCGCCAAGACCTACGCGAATTCCTACCTCACCGAACAGCTGAACGCGAACTTCGAGGCATCAGAGCGCGCATCGGTCTGGCTTCAGGAACGGTTGACCGATCTCAATCAGCGCTCGCAGGCAGCCTCGCTTGCCGTTGAAAAGTACAAGTCCGAAAACAACATCGTGTCCTCCCGAGGCGAGTTGATGTCGGAAGGCCAGCTGGCGGATTTGAACGGTCAGCTCATCGCCGCGCAGGCCGATGCTGCGACCGCGCAGGCGCGTTATACGCAGTATAAGTCCATCATCGATCAGGGCCCGGACAACGCCGTCAACAACGCCGTCGTTTCTGCCCGCGACACGGATAACACCGTGATCCAGGACCTGCGCAAGCGCTATATCACGATCTCGGATCGCGAACGCGGTGTCGTGCAGCAGTTCGGAAACGATCATCCTCAGGCCGTTGCGCTGGAAAGCGAAAAGAAGGATGTGGCGCGCCAGATCTATCAGGAGCTTCAGCAGCTGACGGGCAGCTTCAAGAACGAGTTCGATGTAACGCAGTCGCGGGTGCAGTCACTGCGCGAAAACATCGACCGCGTTGCAGGCCGCAATTCCGAAGCCAACATGACGATGGTGAAGCTGCGTGAACTGGAACAGCAGGCCGCAGCCCTGAAGACGCTCTACGAATCCTATCTCGGCCGTTTCGAGGAGGCCTCACAGAAGCAGTCCTTCCCGATTGCCAAGGCTCGCATCATCTCCGAGGCCGGTCTTCCGACTTCGCCTTCCAGCCCGAAGAAGACCATGACCATGGCGCTTTCCGTCGTACTCGGCCTTATGCTGGGTGGAGGTCTCGCCGCCGTGCTGGAGTTCCGTGACCGTTACTTCCACACCGGCAACGATGTGCGTGACAATCTGCGCATGCGCTTCCTCGGCTACCTGCCCTTCATCGGGGAAAAAGGTGTCGAGAACGGAAAATCAGAGACCGGCGCTGCGACGCCCGATATACCCGACACGAATATCGAGGATAATGGTCAGGTCTCGTTCCAGAAGATGCTGCGGCTTGCGGTGGACAGTCCGCGCTCCAGCTTCACCGAGACGTTGCGCAATGTAAAACTTACGGCAGATGTCGTCGTGCAGGATCGCCAGTGCCGCGTTATCGGTGTAATTTCGTGCCTGCCGAATGAAGGCAAGTCCGTTGTTGCGCTGAACCTCGCGGGCCTGATCGCGACGACCGGCAAGCGCACGCTTGTCGTGGATGCCGACATTCGCAACCCGGGCCTCAGCCGCATGCTGACCACGCGCCAGTCCGCTGGTCTTGTGGAAGTGGTGCTGGATGAGGTTCCGTGGACCAAGGCCGTCAAGGTGGACAGCCGCACGAAGATGGGCATTCTGCCGGTTTCGACCAGCAACCAGTTCGCCCATTCCAGCGAACTGCTCGCCTCCTCCGGCATGCGCAAGTTCATGGATTCGGCGCGTGAGGCCTGCGATTACATCATCGTCGACCTTGCGCCGGTAGTGCCGGTCATCGATGCCAAGGCCTTTGCTTCGCAGGTGGATGGCTTCGTCTTCGTGACCGAATGGGGCAAGACGCCGATCCAGATGGTTCAGAACCTGATGAACCATGAGCCGGAAATTGCCCGAAAGACGCTCGGCATCGTGCTGAATAAGACCGATATGACGGAGCTTCAGCGCTACGCCGATCCGGGCGGTTCGGAACATTATCACGAGCAGTTCGGCGCTTACTATGGCGATGCGAAAAAGCCAGCGCCGGAAACGGTTTGAGTCGTTGAGATGCCCGCTTCGTGCGGGCATTTCTTTTGGTCGGCAGGGTAGATTTCAACACCATTTTCCGACTTGATACCGACTCAATCGATATCGCACAGGAGATGCTCATGCCCTCCCCCATCGCTTTCGTTTCCCGCTCGCCCGATGCCAATGAGGCGGAGTGGACCGATGTTCTTTCGGCTGCGATGCCTGACGAGACCATTATTTCCGTTCGGGCGATGACCGGTGAACAGCAGTCGGCAACGGAGATCGCCATCGTCGCCAATCCCGACCCGTCGGACATTGCAAAACTTGCCAATCTGAAATGGATTCACAGCCTGTGGGCAGGCGTGGAACGTCTTGTCGCGGAACTCGGTCCTGCCGCACCGCCCATCGTGCGGCTGACAGATCCCGAACTGACGCGCGTGATGGCGGAGGCCGTTCTTGCCTGGACCTATTACCTTCATCGGGACATGCCTGCCTACCGTGAGCAGCAGCAGAACAGGGTCTGGCAGGAACTGGACTATCGTCACCCCAAAGACGTCACCGTGGGCCTGATCGGCATCGGCACCCTTGGCACCGCATCCGCTACACGGCTGGTTCAGGCAGGTTTCAACGTGCTTGGCTGGAGCCGCTCCGCAAAAGCTCTCGACGGCGTGACCACCTTGTCTGGAGAGCAAGGGCTTGGTGAGCTTCTGTCGAAAAGCGACATCGTCGTCTGCCTCGTGCCGCTAACCGCCGAGACCCGTGGTCTGATCAACGCGTCCCGTCTTGCCACGATGAAGCGAGGCGCGTCGCTGATCAACTTCGCCCGCGGTGCTGTCGTGGTGGCCGATGATCTCATATCAGCACTGGATAGCGGACAGGTATCGCATGCCGTTCTGGATGTTTTCGAACGCGAGCCGCTGGACACTCAATCTCTGTTCTGGGCTCACCCGAAGGTTACGGTACTTCCCCATATTTCCGCGCCGACAAATCGAAAAACATCTGCCGCCATCGTTGCGGAGAATATCCTCAACTGGCGCAATGCAGGTGCGCTACCCAAGACGGTGGATATGGAGCGAGGGTACTGATGCATCGTTGTGTTTCGAGACATCTCCTCCTGCCGTCATCCTCGGGCTTGTCCCGCTGCGATCCGGTTTAAACTGGGTGGGTAATTTGGAACGAGAACGGCTCCCCTACCCGTCACCCCGCACTTGATGCGGGGTCCAGCAGACGTGCGTCTGCGCGTCGAAAGAGTCTTTCAGACCAAGGATTTGGTCTGGCTGGATCCCGGATCGAGTCCGGGATGACGGAAGTGGGGTTGCACCTCGCCACCCCGCAGCAAACGCCGTCAAAGCTTGTCCCAACCGGATTTGAAGAATGGAACTGCAATGCGTTCAAAACCTTGCCGCGCATCCGCACATTTAACCGGACAGCGGTGGGCTTGTCCGGGAATCTGCAAACCTATTGATTTTATTGACGTGAGAATTCCTCGGCACAAGGCCGAGGACGACGGTCGCGGTTACGCGACCTACTCAGCCCCACTCGTTGCCTGCTCGATGGCGAAGCGCACGTCGCTCTCGTTATAGGGCTTGCACAGCAGCACAGCGCCCGCCGGAGCGTTCTTTGGCAAGAAATTATCGCCCGTTGCGAACACCACACCGATTTCCGGCCTGCGTTGTTTGATAAGCACTGCTAGGTCCGCGCCGCTCATATCCGGCAAGCCCAGATCGGTCACCAGAACATCGACCTCTTCGCGGTCCAGCAGATCTATCGCCTGCGTGGCGTTGGCGGCTTCGACGACGGAGTGGCCGCCGTCGATCAGGATGTCGGTGGTGTTCATGCGAATGAGTTCATCATCCTCCACCAGCATCACCCGCACTGAATTCCGGCTTCGCATCTTCGAGATTGCGTCGCTGACGGAGCCGGTCTCGGACGTCCGGTCCCGACCGGATTCGGCACGCTGCTTCTGGTTGGCGATGACGTGGCGCAGGCGTCTGGCTAGCGCTTCACGCGTATAGGGCTTCGATAGAAGCTCTACGCCCGCATCCAGTTTGCCGCCGTGAACGATGGAATTTTCGGTGTAGCCGGAGGTGAAAAGGATGGCCAGATGCGGCAGCCTTTCCTTGGCGCGGCGGGCCATTTCGCTGCTCTTCAGCGGGCCTGGCATAACGACGTCGGTGAAAATCACATCGATCGGGATACCGCTTTCGGCCACCGTCAGACCGGCCTGCGCATCGCGCGCCGTTAGCACGCGATAGCCGAGATCGGACAGGATTTCGACAACGGTGCTGCGCACCTCATCATCATCTTCCACGACGAGAACGGTTTCGCTACCGCCGACGACCGGGCCACTATGGATGACGATTTCGCGATCTTCATCGGCCATGGAGCGTGGCAGGTAAATCTTGACCGTCGTGCCTTGGCCGAGTTCCGAGTAAATCTTGACGTGACCGCCGGATTGCTTGACGAAGCCATAAACCATGGACAGGCCAAGCCCCGTGCCCTTGCCTTCCGGTTTGGTGGAGAAGAAGGGCTCGAAAACACGGTCCAGAATTTCGGGCCGCATGCCGGAGCCGGTATCGGAGACCGCCAGCATCACATATTGCCCCGGCTCCACTTCCGCATGGGTGCGGGCGTAGTCCATATCCAGAGAAGCGTTGCCGACTTCAATCGTAAGCTTGCCGGAGCCTTCCATCGCATCGCGCGCATTGATGGCAAGGTTGAGCAGCGCATTTTCCACCTGTGTCGGGTCGGCATAGGTGTTCCACAGCCCGCCTGCGGTGATGACCTCGACCTCTACGGCCTCGCCGATCGAGCGCCGCAGAAGATCGTCCATGCCTGCCACGAACCGCCCGACATTGATGACGCGCGGCTCCAGCGCCTGGCGGCGACCGAATGCCAGAAGCTGGCTCGCAAGCTTGGCGCCACGGGTCACACCTGCCAGTGCATTGCCCACGCGGCGCTCTGCCCGCTCGTTACCTGCGACATCCTTGGAAAGAAGCTGAAGATTTCCGGCAATGACCTGAAGCAGGTTGTTGAAGTCATGCGCAACGCCGCCGGTCAGCTGGCCGATGGCTTCCATTTTCTGCGCCTGCTGCAAGGCAAGCTCCGTCTGGCGACGCTCGGCAATTTCCTTTTCGACACGCGCCTCAAGGCTTTCGTTCAGCTGGCGCAACTGCTCTTCGGCGCGGATTCTGTGCCGGATCTCACGTTCCAGATTGGCCGCATGTTCCTTGAGCGATGCTTCGGCAGTTCGCTGCTCGGTAATATCGGTATGGATGCCAACCCACTCGATGATGGAACCTGAAGCATCCAGAATGGGCACGGCACGGATCGCAAAGGTGCGGTAAACGCCATCGCGCCTGCGCACGCGGTGTTCCCAAACATAGGTCGCCTTTGCGGCAACGGCGCGGTTCCAGCTATCGATGGAGCCTTCGCGATCTGCGGGATGAACGGCCTCGGACCAGCCGAAACCCTGATATTGATCCTGCGATTGCCCGGTCAGATGCGACCAAGCGGGCTGTTCGCCCATCATCCGGCCATCCGGGCTGTTGGTCCACAACACGCCATGAACGGCTTCGACTGCCGCACGGAAGCGATTATTGCTGACGATGAGACCCTCTTCGGCCTGCTTCCGTTTTTCAATATCGATGATGAGAATATAGCTACCGTCGACCTCACCGCTGGCATCGCGGCGCGGAACATAACGAATTTCCGCCGCATGGACCGTGCCATCCGCACGTCTGATGCGCGTGTCGCTGACGACCTCTTCGCCCGCCATGGCCTTTTCGATGAAAGGCTGGCGCTCCTGATAAAATTCCTCGCCAACCACTTCGAGAACACGCCGTCCGAGAACATCCTCCGGCGCCATCCCGAACCATTCGAGATACCCCTGATTGGCAAACCGGTAGACGTAATCTCGGTCGATGAAACCAACGAGAATGGGCAGCGCTGCGGTCAGACGGCTCAGCTCTTCCCGGCTTGCGGCAAGAGCCTGAACGGTTTTGACCTTTTCCGTATTTTCCAGCACGGTGCAGAGTACGCCCTCCACCACGCCTTCATCATTATGGATCGGCGTGTAGAAGAGATCGAATATTACATCTTCCGGGGTGCCATTGCGGTGCAGAACCAAGGTCTGATCCCGGAAAGACTGAACTTCTCCACGAAAACCTGCCTCAAGTATCTTCTGGTTCCAGTCCCAGATTTCCGGCCAGATTCCGGGCACCGTATCGCCCAGTGCGCGAGGATGATAATTCCCGGCAATTTCGATATAGCCGTCATTATAGATCATCACATGATCCGGCCCCCACATGAGAACCTGCGGGATCGGAGAATTGACGACGGAATTGACCTTAAGACGCAGGATGGATGACCAGTTCGAAATCGGACCCAGCGAGGTCTTGGACCAGTCAAAAGCGCGAACGAGCGCGCCCGCCTCTCCACCGCCGATTGGCCAATTGGCAGAAACATCCATATCAGTCATGCGAATTCACCAAAAGAAAAAGACCCAGCCACAGGCATCGTGCCGTAAACCATAACAGAAACAGTACCATGCGGTCTATTCGAACGCACTTATCAAGCTTGTTTTCGCTGACTATGCAAGAGGCATAACAATTATGTCAGTGACCGTTACGGTTTAACCACGAAACGACACCTCGCGCGGCAGCTTTTCCGGTGGCGAAACAGGCCGTTAGCAGGTATCCGCCAGTTGGCGCTTCCCAGTCCAGCATCTCACCGCAGGCAAACGTGCCGGGCATGGCTTTCAGCATATAGTTGTCATCGATGCCATCCCACCTGACGCCACCTGCACTCGATATCGCTTCGCTGATCGGGCGCGGTGCAGTCACTGTCAACGGCATTGCCTTGATCAACTGAGCAAGAGCTTCCGGCGGCAACTCGGCAGCATTCGTGTGGCATTCGCGCAGCAGAGAGGCTTTTACCGGGGGCAGCCCTGCGGCCTTGCGCAGCCTGTTGGAGAAGCTGTCCTTGCGGGACGCGCGCGCCAAATCTTTGCTCAAGCGTTCAACCGAGCGCCCCGGCGCGAGATCGACCAACAGTTCCGTGGCCTCACCGCGATTTAAACTGTCTCTAAGCGCAGCAGAATGTGCATAGATCAGGCTACCTTCCACGCCCGTTCCGGTGATGACGAACTCCCCTTCGAAGCGTCCGGCGGCCGAACTCGTGCTGACGGATTTGACCGGCTCTCCGGCGAAACGCTCGCGAAAATGCTCGCTCCAACTCGCGTCGAACCCGCAATTTGCGGGCTGGAACGGCGTGGTATCAACCCCGACTTCCTCCAGCCTGGGCAGCCACTCACCCGTTGACCCAAGGCGTGGCCAGCTCGCGCCGCCAAGCGCCAGCACCGCGGCATCCGGCTTTACCGCAACCTCGCCATCTGGCGTTTCGAAAAGGAAGGCTCCGGCTTTCATGCCGGTCCAGCGATGCCTCACGCGGATCGTGACGCCATGCCCTTCCAAACGGCGCAGCCATGCACGAAGCAATGGAGAACCTTTCATCGCCTTGGGAAAAACGCGGCCAGAGGTGCCGACGAAGGTTTCCTGACCCAGATCGTCAGCCCAATCTCGCAGCATTTGAGGCGTAAAGGCATCGAGCGCGGCCTTCAGCCTTGCTTCCGCAGCGCCGAAACGGCTGGTGAAGAGAGCATATTCCTCGCCATGCGTGATGTTGAGGCCCGACTTGCCTGCCATCAGAAACTTGCGCGCAACTGTGGGCATCGCCTCATAGACCGTGACATTGCAGCCTGCCGCAGAGAGCTTTTCCGCAGCCATCAACCCTGCGGGGCCGCCACCGATGATCGCTACCTGTTTCATGCCCATGCCAGATGCCGTTCCTTCACGCTTTGCACACTCTTAATCCGATTTGCGTCCACCCGTATATGCGCTATTGAGGCAGCATGTTCACGCTGACCAGAACCGAAACCTACGAGCAGGACGCCAAGAAAAGCCGGTTTATCGCTTTCGCCGGGCCTGTGGCAAATGAAGAGGCTGCAAAGCGCTTCATTGCCGAGCATTCGGATGGTGCAGCGAACCACAATTGCTGGGCATGGCGTGTGGGCCAGAATTACCGTTTCAGCGATGACGGAGAGCCATCCGGCACAGCGGGAAAGCCGATCCTGCAGGCCATCGACGGTAACGAACTGGACGGCGTTGCCGTTGTGGTTACCCGCTGGTTCGGCGGCATTCTTCTTGGCAGCGGCGGGCTGATCCGGGCCTATGGCGGAACCGCTGCGGTTTGCCTGAAGACTGCCGAGAAAACTGCGATCATTCCAATGTACCAGACCAGCATCGAATGCGGTTTTTCCGATCTGGCACTGGTAAAGGCGCGGCTGCTATCCATTAACAACCTCTCGCTGGATGGCGGGAGCTTCGGCGCATCAGGCGCGGAACTGACCCTTTCCATTCCGGTCGAAGCGGTTGCCCAAGCTGCTCAGATGCTTCGCGATATCACCAGCGGACGCGTTCAACTAACCCTGCCGGAGTGAACTTACACGCTACTGGCGGGCTGCGGAAAACATGCTATGAGGCTTCACATGTCTTCCGAACTGTCGAACCCGATCTACCATCCGCCACTGGAGCCCTATATCTCGATTGTGCACCGGGATGAGGACCTGCTTGTGCTGGACAAGCCAAGCGGCTTGCTATCGGTTCCGGGCCGCGACCCTGCCCTTTTCGACAGCCTTCTGACGCGTGTGCAGAAAAAATTCCCAAAGGCCTTGATGATCAACCGGCTGGACAAGGATACATCGGGCATCGTGCTCATGTCTCTCAACCGCAAGGCCCATGCGGCAATCGCCTCGCAATTCGAGAACCGGACGACGGAGAAGACCTATTGCGCCATCGTATGGGGCAATGTGGAGGGCGGGAGTGGAGAGATCGACCTGCCGCTTGCCATCGATCCGGAAAACAAGCCGCGCCACCGGGTAGACCATGAGAATGGCCGCGCCTCGCAGACGGAATGGCATGTGCTGGAGCGCCTGCCACTTCCCGCAACGAGACTGAGACTTCACCCTTTGACGGGTCGGACACACCAGCTGCGCGTCCACCTCAAAGCCATAGGACATCCCATTCTCGGCGATGAATTTTACGCGCATGATGCAGCGTTGAAGGCGGCTGACCGGCTTTTGCTGCATGCGGAAGAGGTTCGCTTCAAGCACCCCGATGGCCGCGACGTCGCCTATCGCGTTCCCGCACCTTTCTGAGAGAGCCATGGCAAAGAAGGAACCGACGGAAAGTTACGTGGTGGACTTCGTAGGCGGAGCAGTCGGCCACCGTCTGCGCTCGGGTGAAGGGCGCGGACAGGCGCTGCCGAAAGCCGCAGGCTTCAGCAAAGGCCGCACACCGAAGATCGTGGACGCAACGGCAGGTCTAGGCCGCGACGCGTTCCTTCTGGCCTCTCTGGGGGCAGAAGTGATGTTGATAGAGCGCTCGCCCGAGATGCATGCGCATCTCCTTGACGGCATTGAGCGGGCGAGAGCAGCGGGTGGAGTTTACGAAAACATCGCCTCGCGCATGACACTGCTGCATGGCGATTCAAGGGAACTTTTAAAAACGCTGGATCCTGAGGTGGTGATCGTGGACCCGATGCACCCGCCACGTCAAAACACTGCTCTTGTGAAGAAAGAAATGAGAGTTCTGAGAGACGTCGTCGGATCGGATCCGGATCAGAGAGAGTTGATGGAAGTCGCCTTGGAATGCGCCCGCAAGCGGGTCGTTCTCAAATGGCCGCTACGGGCCGCGGCGATGGCCGGTATCCAAAAACCCTCTCATCAGATTCTAGGCAAGAACACACGCTACGACGTATTCATGATATTCGGTAACGAGAGCGAACCCGATTAACGAAACACCGGTTTGCGCTGCGCATTCATCAGCAACTCGTGACGAGATGCGAAATCCCCAAACAGCTTGCGCAGACGTCGCTCTTCTGTCTCATCGAGACGGTAACGACGACAAAATTCCACGACGCTGAGTATCGGCTTGATTTCTGTCGCTTCAAGCTCGTGGCTATCTATAATTTGCATGAGACCCTCCATAACCGGCATCATCAAACGCCGGAGGAGCGAATACGTTCCCAACTAAATTAGGGGGATGAGAATTAATACCCATCCGCACACGCTCCCATCAAGTTTTCTTGAGAGGGGTAGTTGCAACTAAATAAGTGCCCAAATGTTCCCGGTCCGCTCATTTATTTGGAAGGGAGATCCATGCCGCGCGCTCGACATTTGCTCACCACGACAGTTCTTTCCGCCTTTCTGGCGATACCTTCTCT containing:
- a CDS encoding TIGR03862 family flavoprotein, with product MGMKQVAIIGGGPAGLMAAEKLSAAGCNVTVYEAMPTVARKFLMAGKSGLNITHGEEYALFTSRFGAAEARLKAALDAFTPQMLRDWADDLGQETFVGTSGRVFPKAMKGSPLLRAWLRRLEGHGVTIRVRHRWTGMKAGAFLFETPDGEVAVKPDAAVLALGGASWPRLGSTGEWLPRLEEVGVDTTPFQPANCGFDASWSEHFRERFAGEPVKSVSTSSAAGRFEGEFVITGTGVEGSLIYAHSAALRDSLNRGEATELLVDLAPGRSVERLSKDLARASRKDSFSNRLRKAAGLPPVKASLLRECHTNAAELPPEALAQLIKAMPLTVTAPRPISEAISSAGGVRWDGIDDNYMLKAMPGTFACGEMLDWEAPTGGYLLTACFATGKAAARGVVSWLNRNGH
- a CDS encoding 2-hydroxyacid dehydrogenase, yielding MPSPIAFVSRSPDANEAEWTDVLSAAMPDETIISVRAMTGEQQSATEIAIVANPDPSDIAKLANLKWIHSLWAGVERLVAELGPAAPPIVRLTDPELTRVMAEAVLAWTYYLHRDMPAYREQQQNRVWQELDYRHPKDVTVGLIGIGTLGTASATRLVQAGFNVLGWSRSAKALDGVTTLSGEQGLGELLSKSDIVVCLVPLTAETRGLINASRLATMKRGASLINFARGAVVVADDLISALDSGQVSHAVLDVFEREPLDTQSLFWAHPKVTVLPHISAPTNRKTSAAIVAENILNWRNAGALPKTVDMERGY
- a CDS encoding IMPACT family protein gives rise to the protein MFTLTRTETYEQDAKKSRFIAFAGPVANEEAAKRFIAEHSDGAANHNCWAWRVGQNYRFSDDGEPSGTAGKPILQAIDGNELDGVAVVVTRWFGGILLGSGGLIRAYGGTAAVCLKTAEKTAIIPMYQTSIECGFSDLALVKARLLSINNLSLDGGSFGASGAELTLSIPVEAVAQAAQMLRDITSGRVQLTLPE
- a CDS encoding polysaccharide biosynthesis tyrosine autokinase is translated as MHQKTFRSNANFSDSGKDSDTFIDLDRLWAAVVRRANVIGACVIATMVLAGLYLVLATPVYTAMTQVLLDDSLSRYAEEESPIPAAQVIDNRIASAVEILKSKEMALNVVDKAKLDENDTIVNPPMTPMDLVKSSIKGVVDLLTPSAPPASEEAIRNGKREKAAAVIQQALTVERVGRSSVLAISIRSTDRQLATNIAKTYANSYLTEQLNANFEASERASVWLQERLTDLNQRSQAASLAVEKYKSENNIVSSRGELMSEGQLADLNGQLIAAQADAATAQARYTQYKSIIDQGPDNAVNNAVVSARDTDNTVIQDLRKRYITISDRERGVVQQFGNDHPQAVALESEKKDVARQIYQELQQLTGSFKNEFDVTQSRVQSLRENIDRVAGRNSEANMTMVKLRELEQQAAALKTLYESYLGRFEEASQKQSFPIAKARIISEAGLPTSPSSPKKTMTMALSVVLGLMLGGGLAAVLEFRDRYFHTGNDVRDNLRMRFLGYLPFIGEKGVENGKSETGAATPDIPDTNIEDNGQVSFQKMLRLAVDSPRSSFTETLRNVKLTADVVVQDRQCRVIGVISCLPNEGKSVVALNLAGLIATTGKRTLVVDADIRNPGLSRMLTTRQSAGLVEVVLDEVPWTKAVKVDSRTKMGILPVSTSNQFAHSSELLASSGMRKFMDSAREACDYIIVDLAPVVPVIDAKAFASQVDGFVFVTEWGKTPIQMVQNLMNHEPEIARKTLGIVLNKTDMTELQRYADPGGSEHYHEQFGAYYGDAKKPAPETV
- a CDS encoding PAS domain-containing protein, coding for MTDMDVSANWPIGGGEAGALVRAFDWSKTSLGPISNWSSILRLKVNSVVNSPIPQVLMWGPDHVMIYNDGYIEIAGNYHPRALGDTVPGIWPEIWDWNQKILEAGFRGEVQSFRDQTLVLHRNGTPEDVIFDLFYTPIHNDEGVVEGVLCTVLENTEKVKTVQALAASREELSRLTAALPILVGFIDRDYVYRFANQGYLEWFGMAPEDVLGRRVLEVVGEEFYQERQPFIEKAMAGEEVVSDTRIRRADGTVHAAEIRYVPRRDASGEVDGSYILIIDIEKRKQAEEGLIVSNNRFRAAVEAVHGVLWTNSPDGRMMGEQPAWSHLTGQSQDQYQGFGWSEAVHPADREGSIDSWNRAVAAKATYVWEHRVRRRDGVYRTFAIRAVPILDASGSIIEWVGIHTDITEQRTAEASLKEHAANLEREIRHRIRAEEQLRQLNESLEARVEKEIAERRQTELALQQAQKMEAIGQLTGGVAHDFNNLLQVIAGNLQLLSKDVAGNERAERRVGNALAGVTRGAKLASQLLAFGRRQALEPRVINVGRFVAGMDDLLRRSIGEAVEVEVITAGGLWNTYADPTQVENALLNLAINARDAMEGSGKLTIEVGNASLDMDYARTHAEVEPGQYVMLAVSDTGSGMRPEILDRVFEPFFSTKPEGKGTGLGLSMVYGFVKQSGGHVKIYSELGQGTTVKIYLPRSMADEDREIVIHSGPVVGGSETVLVVEDDDEVRSTVVEILSDLGYRVLTARDAQAGLTVAESGIPIDVIFTDVVMPGPLKSSEMARRAKERLPHLAILFTSGYTENSIVHGGKLDAGVELLSKPYTREALARRLRHVIANQKQRAESGRDRTSETGSVSDAISKMRSRNSVRVMLVEDDELIRMNTTDILIDGGHSVVEAANATQAIDLLDREEVDVLVTDLGLPDMSGADLAVLIKQRRPEIGVVFATGDNFLPKNAPAGAVLLCKPYNESDVRFAIEQATSGAE
- a CDS encoding pseudouridine synthase, producing MSSELSNPIYHPPLEPYISIVHRDEDLLVLDKPSGLLSVPGRDPALFDSLLTRVQKKFPKALMINRLDKDTSGIVLMSLNRKAHAAIASQFENRTTEKTYCAIVWGNVEGGSGEIDLPLAIDPENKPRHRVDHENGRASQTEWHVLERLPLPATRLRLHPLTGRTHQLRVHLKAIGHPILGDEFYAHDAALKAADRLLLHAEEVRFKHPDGRDVAYRVPAPF
- a CDS encoding class I SAM-dependent methyltransferase produces the protein MAKKEPTESYVVDFVGGAVGHRLRSGEGRGQALPKAAGFSKGRTPKIVDATAGLGRDAFLLASLGAEVMLIERSPEMHAHLLDGIERARAAGGVYENIASRMTLLHGDSRELLKTLDPEVVIVDPMHPPRQNTALVKKEMRVLRDVVGSDPDQRELMEVALECARKRVVLKWPLRAAAMAGIQKPSHQILGKNTRYDVFMIFGNESEPD